Proteins from a genomic interval of Treponema brennaborense DSM 12168:
- the rpoN gene encoding RNA polymerase factor sigma-54 has protein sequence MPGFSMNVSQQQRQSLHMKMNPQMLQSLSLLTMNAAELRDYIYEETQRNPALEITRDAQPETVTVSKISARTGERIVSSGGNTAASDDFQAFIESAPQPEESLQEHLTAQYRLQTSDRAELHLAEKIIGNLDSRGFHLAPPESLLDPARPEETPELLNRCIRTIRHLDPVGCAAADVTETLLIQADNAPYVPPLARYLLNGRLDLLEKPRPPLVLKKLQALAETDEIPPPLTEASVTEALDFIKTLDPLPARNYASSATAYVSPDIRVTRLPADEEGAWRFEVELTRSSFPEIALSPVFTELAESPLPKTESEKQGRKFAKEAVRDAQWFISAVEQRESTLLKTGRAIVSAQRAFFEAGPRALAPLRMKDIAEIVGVHETTVSRIANGKYLQCEWGLFEIKYFFSSQVSRAAPVSANAPQLANISPVSAKAAPVSANAPQLAPLPKASGATQRDAPLSKESVKFELKALIDGYRAAHPGAKPLSDQKLSDLLAERGIRAARRTVAKYRTELNIDSSFDRK, from the coding sequence ATGCCGGGATTCAGCATGAACGTTTCACAGCAGCAGCGGCAATCGCTGCACATGAAAATGAATCCTCAGATGCTCCAATCGCTTTCACTGCTGACGATGAACGCGGCCGAACTGCGCGATTATATATATGAAGAAACGCAGCGGAATCCGGCGCTGGAAATAACGCGCGACGCGCAGCCGGAAACCGTAACGGTCAGTAAAATATCGGCACGCACCGGAGAGCGGATCGTTTCGTCCGGCGGCAATACGGCTGCGAGCGACGATTTTCAGGCATTTATAGAAAGCGCACCGCAGCCCGAAGAATCGCTGCAGGAACATTTGACCGCCCAATACCGGCTGCAGACCTCTGATCGGGCCGAACTGCATCTTGCCGAAAAGATTATCGGTAACCTCGATTCGCGAGGATTCCACCTTGCGCCGCCGGAATCGCTGCTGGATCCGGCACGGCCGGAAGAAACGCCGGAACTGCTGAATCGGTGCATCAGGACGATACGGCATTTGGACCCGGTAGGATGCGCCGCGGCCGACGTAACGGAAACCCTGCTGATACAGGCGGATAACGCACCCTACGTGCCGCCGCTCGCACGGTACTTGCTGAACGGACGGCTTGATCTTCTTGAAAAACCCCGGCCGCCGCTCGTGCTGAAAAAATTGCAGGCGCTCGCCGAGACGGACGAAATACCGCCGCCGCTTACCGAAGCGTCCGTAACGGAAGCGCTCGACTTCATAAAAACCCTTGATCCGCTGCCGGCACGCAATTACGCGAGTTCGGCAACGGCGTACGTTTCTCCGGATATCCGCGTTACCCGGCTGCCGGCGGACGAGGAAGGCGCGTGGCGGTTTGAAGTTGAACTCACTCGCAGCTCGTTTCCGGAAATTGCGCTTTCGCCTGTTTTTACCGAACTGGCCGAATCACCGCTGCCGAAAACCGAATCGGAAAAACAAGGCCGAAAATTCGCAAAAGAAGCCGTCCGCGACGCGCAATGGTTCATTTCGGCAGTCGAGCAGCGCGAATCGACGCTTCTCAAAACGGGCCGCGCGATCGTATCCGCACAGCGCGCTTTTTTTGAAGCGGGACCGCGAGCGCTCGCACCGCTGAGGATGAAAGACATCGCGGAAATCGTCGGCGTTCACGAAACGACCGTATCGCGCATCGCAAACGGCAAGTATCTGCAATGCGAATGGGGATTGTTTGAAATCAAGTATTTCTTTTCATCGCAAGTGTCGCGCGCGGCACCGGTAAGCGCGAATGCGCCGCAGCTCGCGAATATATCGCCGGTAAGCGCAAAGGCGGCACCGGTAAGCGCGAATGCGCCGCAGCTCGCACCGCTGCCGAAAGCATCGGGAGCCACGCAGCGGGACGCACCGCTTTCAAAGGAAAGCGTAAAATTTGAACTGAAAGCGCTCATAGACGGATACCGTGCGGCGCACCCCGGCGCGAAGCCGCTTTCCGATCAAAAACTTTCAGACTTGCTTGCGGAACGGGGAATACGCGCGGCCCGGAGAACCGTAGCAAAATATCGGACGGAACTTAACATAGATTCGTCTTTCGACAGGAAATAA